The Thiothrix subterranea genome has a segment encoding these proteins:
- a CDS encoding DUF294 nucleotidyltransferase-like domain-containing protein, whose translation MDVEQLAIRDYLAKCPPLTELPIAELEVLAQAIVIQRVPQGDDVLTIGADNTVAFLIRAGAVDVLLESGDWYGRFGDGDWVGYRSVMRGGKVSMTVRAIEDTLLYAVPGELFLSLLERFERVRHYFAERKPERLRNALQEIRGSDGLALVAMHVRDLMKLPMLVGKSDSIQQVAQQMNEFDTQTVMVTGDDGGLCGIVTDVDFRKRVVAEGRSVNAPIADIMTLNPLTLTPRDQASEALLLMSRRNIRHLPVVDNGDVVGVVSASDLLRTQSNSAVYLVGDIFAAKDVARLAELSKNLPQMLVSLVKQSLPANDIGQSVTAVGQAIARRLLVMAEEKFGAPPVPYAFIVAGSMARREQTAHSDQDNGMIVSDDYNEAQHGEYFRQIAKYVSDGLDACGYIYCPGNVMATNDQWRQPLAVWRGYFETWINKPEPMALMYASIFFDLRCLHGDASLLTRLQEEILSKTKASTLFQAFMAGNALSHKPPIGFFRGFVLDKDSKDSSAEKGMDMKKRGVVPVIDMARLYSLAAGLTPINTWERLEAIAEAGTITRSTVEDVRDAFEFISMVRLQHQAKQIENGQKPNNHMPPEELSALERRHLKDAFEVISTMQDSMATRYQADKFR comes from the coding sequence ATGGATGTTGAACAACTTGCAATCCGTGATTATCTGGCGAAATGCCCCCCGTTAACTGAACTTCCTATCGCCGAGCTGGAAGTGCTTGCGCAAGCCATTGTGATTCAGCGTGTGCCTCAAGGTGATGATGTATTGACCATCGGCGCAGACAATACTGTCGCGTTCCTAATCCGCGCTGGGGCTGTGGATGTATTGCTGGAAAGCGGCGATTGGTACGGGCGTTTCGGCGATGGCGATTGGGTCGGCTACCGTTCGGTGATGCGCGGCGGCAAGGTCAGCATGACGGTGCGGGCGATTGAAGACACCTTGCTGTATGCTGTGCCGGGTGAGTTGTTTTTGTCCTTACTGGAACGCTTTGAGCGGGTACGTCACTATTTTGCCGAGCGCAAGCCCGAACGTTTACGCAATGCACTTCAGGAAATCCGTGGCAGTGACGGCTTAGCACTGGTTGCCATGCATGTGCGCGATTTGATGAAGTTGCCGATGTTGGTGGGTAAGAGCGATAGTATTCAGCAAGTTGCCCAGCAAATGAACGAATTTGATACCCAAACCGTGATGGTGACGGGCGATGACGGCGGTTTATGCGGCATCGTCACTGACGTGGATTTCCGCAAGCGCGTGGTGGCAGAAGGGCGCAGCGTGAATGCGCCGATTGCGGACATTATGACCTTGAACCCGCTGACGTTGACTCCTCGTGATCAGGCTTCCGAAGCCTTATTGCTGATGTCACGGCGTAATATTCGCCACTTGCCGGTGGTGGATAATGGCGATGTAGTCGGCGTCGTCTCTGCCAGCGATTTATTGCGCACCCAAAGCAATAGCGCCGTGTATTTGGTCGGGGATATTTTCGCTGCCAAAGATGTGGCACGCTTGGCAGAACTCAGCAAAAACTTGCCGCAAATGTTAGTGAGCTTGGTGAAACAAAGCCTGCCTGCCAACGATATTGGGCAGTCCGTCACCGCTGTTGGGCAAGCGATTGCGCGGCGTTTATTGGTGATGGCAGAAGAAAAATTCGGCGCACCACCCGTGCCGTATGCCTTCATTGTAGCGGGTTCGATGGCGCGGCGTGAACAGACTGCGCATTCTGATCAAGATAATGGCATGATTGTGTCGGATGACTACAACGAAGCGCAACACGGCGAGTATTTCCGGCAGATAGCGAAATACGTGAGCGACGGTTTGGATGCGTGCGGCTACATTTACTGCCCCGGTAATGTGATGGCGACCAATGACCAGTGGCGGCAACCGTTGGCGGTGTGGCGTGGCTATTTTGAGACATGGATCAATAAGCCAGAACCGATGGCGTTGATGTATGCCAGCATTTTCTTCGACCTGCGCTGCTTGCACGGGGATGCCAGTTTGCTAACCCGTTTGCAGGAAGAAATCCTCAGCAAAACCAAAGCCAGCACCCTGTTCCAAGCGTTTATGGCAGGCAATGCCTTGAGCCACAAACCGCCGATTGGTTTCTTCCGTGGTTTCGTGCTCGATAAAGACAGTAAAGATAGCAGTGCCGAAAAAGGCATGGACATGAAGAAGCGCGGCGTTGTACCTGTGATCGACATGGCACGCTTGTATAGTTTGGCGGCGGGGCTTACGCCGATCAATACCTGGGAACGGTTGGAAGCGATTGCGGAAGCGGGGACGATCACCCGTTCTACCGTGGAAGATGTGCGCGATGCCTTCGAGTTCATCAGCATGGTGCGCTTGCAGCATCAAGCCAAGCAAATCGAAAATGGGCAAAAACCCAATAATCACATGCCGCCCGAAGAGTTGTCGGCGTTGGAGCGTCGCCATTTGAAAGATGCGTTTGAGGTGATTTCTACCATGCAAGACAGCATGGCGACCCGCTATCAGGCGGATAAGTTTAGATAA
- a CDS encoding DUF294 nucleotidyltransferase-like domain-containing protein: protein MLHAHLTEFACPALTVAGNDTIRTVAARMTQVASRAALVLDASGNLQGVVTDMDLRTRALAAGLDPATPVGEIMTHQPLVVAASETASDALLLMARRNIRHILVRLADGSFGIVSAFDLLRQYDYNAAWLIGDIHVAADVATLSRLSQHLPPALVRMVQNGTPARDIAHSLSLVGQEIVHRLLTLAENRFGAPPIPYAFIVAGSMGRHEQTIHTDQDNAMILDDSFVAELHDGYFQQVAHFVSDGLAACGYVYCPGNIMASNPQWRQPLHVWREYFRQWIDTPEPQALVNATIFFDLRCTYGDDGLWLRLRDDLLGRTRASSLFQRLLVDNAQTFQPPLNFWGGLVSERNTVGEKIIDLKKRGVVPVIDLARVYALAHGLPPVNTVERLQALAEAGALNRADVGELLEALEVISRLRLQHQARQVLAGVKPDNALPLASLSALERNHLKGACKVVARLQQGMFRAYRSGG from the coding sequence GTGTTACATGCCCACCTGACTGAGTTTGCTTGCCCTGCGCTGACGGTGGCAGGCAACGACACGATTCGCACGGTGGCTGCCCGCATGACGCAGGTGGCAAGCCGTGCTGCGCTGGTGTTGGACGCATCTGGCAACTTGCAAGGCGTGGTCACGGATATGGATTTGCGCACACGGGCGTTGGCTGCCGGGCTTGATCCGGCAACCCCGGTGGGCGAGATCATGACGCATCAACCGTTGGTGGTGGCGGCTTCGGAAACCGCATCTGATGCGCTGCTGCTGATGGCGCGGCGCAATATCCGCCATATTCTGGTGCGGCTGGCGGATGGCAGCTTTGGGATTGTGTCGGCGTTCGACCTGTTGCGGCAATACGATTACAACGCAGCTTGGCTGATTGGCGACATCCACGTCGCTGCGGATGTGGCAACCTTGTCACGCCTCAGCCAGCATTTGCCGCCTGCCTTGGTGCGCATGGTGCAAAACGGCACGCCTGCCCGCGATATTGCACATTCTCTCAGTCTGGTCGGGCAGGAAATCGTGCATCGCCTGCTGACTCTCGCGGAAAACCGTTTTGGCGCACCGCCCATTCCCTACGCTTTTATCGTTGCCGGTTCGATGGGGCGGCATGAGCAAACCATCCACACCGATCAAGATAACGCGATGATTCTGGATGATAGTTTCGTGGCGGAACTGCACGACGGCTATTTCCAGCAAGTGGCGCACTTTGTCAGTGACGGGCTGGCGGCGTGTGGGTATGTGTATTGCCCTGGCAATATCATGGCAAGCAATCCGCAATGGCGGCAACCGCTGCATGTTTGGCGCGAGTATTTCCGCCAGTGGATTGATACCCCCGAACCGCAAGCTTTGGTGAATGCCACTATCTTTTTCGACCTGCGCTGCACCTATGGGGATGATGGTCTGTGGCTGAGGTTGCGTGATGATTTGTTGGGGCGTACTCGTGCCAGCAGCCTGTTTCAACGCTTGCTGGTAGACAATGCGCAAACGTTTCAGCCGCCGCTGAACTTTTGGGGTGGGCTTGTCAGTGAGCGCAATACGGTGGGCGAAAAAATCATCGACTTGAAAAAACGCGGGGTTGTGCCAGTGATTGATTTGGCGCGGGTGTATGCACTGGCACACGGTTTGCCGCCCGTGAATACGGTGGAACGTTTGCAAGCCTTGGCAGAGGCGGGGGCGTTGAACCGTGCTGATGTGGGGGAATTGTTGGAAGCGTTGGAAGTGATTAGTCGCTTGCGTTTGCAGCATCAGGCACGGCAGGTGCTCGCGGGGGTGAAGCCAGATAATGCGTTACCACTGGCGAGTTTGTCGGCGTTGGAGCGTAATCATTTGAAGGGTGCTTGTAAGGTGGTGGCGCGGTTGCAGCAGGGAATGTTTCGGGCGTATCGGAGTGGGGGGTGA
- a CDS encoding ATP-binding protein: MESLTPKNIVKWRYELHFTVIRMYNRLFTPPNNKSFFLFGPRGTGKTTWLKTHFKDAIYLDFLRPALYQRLLGSENRLEEYIPSDYSGWVVLDEVQKIPNLLDEVHRLIEERKDLYFVLTGSSARKLRRSNVNLLAGRALQYHFFPLTVQEVGNDFVLERALRYGMLPSVFSEENPKHYLQAYLQTYLEQEVQQEGLTRNIGAFSRFLEIASFSQGESLNITEVAREANINRKVAENYFTILEDLLIAYRLPVFSKRAKRKLTQHRKFYLFDTGIYYQVRPKGVLDSPEELEGVCLESLVLQEIRAMNAYRDWGYDLSFWRTATGIEVDIICYGENGFYALEIKRTRQVSSKHLSGLKSFREDYPQVTPYLLYGGDDVLEVDGIKVIPVVTFLKGIAQYLMPENITKTDL; the protein is encoded by the coding sequence ATGGAGTCGCTAACGCCCAAAAATATTGTAAAATGGCGTTACGAACTCCATTTTACGGTGATACGGATGTACAACCGACTGTTTACCCCGCCCAACAACAAGAGTTTTTTCCTGTTCGGGCCACGCGGCACGGGCAAAACCACTTGGCTGAAAACGCATTTTAAGGATGCTATCTATCTGGATTTCCTGCGCCCAGCGTTATACCAACGCCTGCTGGGGTCGGAAAACCGGCTGGAGGAATACATTCCGTCCGATTACAGCGGTTGGGTGGTGTTGGATGAAGTGCAGAAAATTCCCAATCTGTTGGATGAAGTCCACCGCTTGATTGAGGAACGTAAGGATCTGTACTTTGTGCTGACGGGTTCGAGCGCCCGCAAATTGCGCCGCAGCAATGTCAATCTGCTGGCGGGGCGAGCTTTGCAATACCACTTTTTCCCGCTGACCGTGCAGGAAGTGGGCAATGATTTCGTGCTGGAGCGAGCCTTGCGCTACGGGATGCTGCCCTCGGTATTCAGCGAAGAAAATCCTAAACACTACTTGCAAGCCTATCTCCAAACCTATTTGGAACAGGAGGTGCAGCAAGAAGGCTTGACCCGCAATATCGGCGCATTCAGCCGCTTTCTGGAGATTGCCAGCTTTTCCCAAGGCGAATCGCTGAACATCACCGAAGTGGCTCGCGAAGCCAATATCAACCGTAAGGTGGCGGAAAACTATTTCACCATCCTCGAAGATTTGCTGATTGCCTACCGCCTGCCGGTCTTCAGCAAACGTGCCAAACGCAAGCTGACCCAGCACCGCAAGTTTTACCTGTTCGACACCGGCATTTACTACCAGGTGCGCCCCAAAGGGGTGTTGGATAGCCCGGAAGAACTGGAAGGGGTGTGTTTGGAATCGTTGGTGTTGCAGGAAATTCGCGCCATGAATGCCTACCGTGACTGGGGTTATGACTTGTCGTTTTGGCGCACGGCGACGGGGATTGAGGTGGATATTATCTGTTACGGTGAAAACGGGTTTTATGCGCTTGAGATTAAGCGTACCCGGCAGGTTTCCAGCAAACACTTGAGCGGGCTGAAAAGTTTCCGTGAGGATTATCCGCAAGTTACGCCGTATCTGCTCTATGGCGGTGATGACGTGTTGGAGGTGGACGGGATTAAGGTGATTCCGGTTGTTACGTTTTTGAAGGGGATAGCGCAATACCTGATGCCGGAAAATATAACCAAGACGGATTTGTAG
- a CDS encoding nSTAND1 domain-containing NTPase, with protein sequence MAKIFISHSSKDKLEAVQLMHWLKSHGFESLFLDSDARHGIAAGSEWEKVLYREIQRSHALICLLSEHWLASQWCGFEFMQARALGKTIFPLRIQSGLQTTVAADLQHLDLTKHRDDALQRLHAQLTELTLTLQQRFDWDKTRPPYPGMLAFEAEDAPVFFGRDHETNQLRERLNQHRTLGNASVLLMLAASGAGKSSLLKAGLLPRLRRDTRHWLVLEALRPEREPLRKLAQVLATANGTPQHAAELYAQLQGEQALPALRDYLEQLRTPNAQWDATLLLSIDQAEELFTTAEPPQTQALFQLLLAAQQAKLPLLTLMAMRSDYLAALQAHVSETGALETSLFALDPLPLERVSDLIRGPAGVVGLTVEDGLVTAATRDAATADALPLLAFALRELYERFGADGDLTLDEYHRLGSEHLNPLENAVQHKASAAIQPDRLNEAAQQALRDAFIPHLVRVNDAGDYVRQAADWEALPATAHPLLDKLTNARLLVQRSANGIKRVEVAHEALLRHWQLLNGWLREEHDFLLGKQQLEHSLREWQHLPDTHKDKGLLQGIALERAREWLFANRSGLSADERAYIQHSHQAEERRRKGQRNRLIGFIATLSVVAAIAVWQAISARAAEQRAEHEQQQTAQALNEANTLISFINFDLRDKLKPIGRLDIMQDIQSRVTAYYNNLGDSVQGDDLERQRAVGLYQQADTLAAQGKLPEAEKLYREASQSFQQRADNDSSNTDWQRDLSVSLNKIGNILTAQGKLDDAKAVFEKSQNIFQTLADNDPSNTEWQRDLSVSLEKIGDILTAQGKLDDAKAVFEKSQNIFQTLADNDPSNAGWQRDLSVSLEKIGDILTAQGKLDDAKAVFEKSMNIRQTLADNDPSNAGWQRGLSVSLIKIGDILTAQGKLDDAKAVFEKSRDIAQTLADNDPSNAGWQRDLSVSLNKIGDILTAQGKLDDAKAVFEKSMNIRQTLADNDPSNAGWQRDLSVSLERIGDILKAQGKLDDAKAVFEKDLAIAQTLADNDPSNAGWQRDLSVSLERIGDILKAQGKLDDAKAVFEKSMNIRQTLADNDPSNAGWQADLVISHQKLMTIALEKGDKEEARKHVKAALLVLEPLEKAGLLNASQQDWPDDMRRRLKELE encoded by the coding sequence GTGGCAAAAATCTTCATCAGCCATTCCAGCAAAGACAAGCTGGAAGCCGTACAGCTCATGCATTGGCTGAAAAGCCACGGCTTTGAATCGCTGTTCCTCGATTCTGACGCACGGCATGGCATTGCGGCGGGCAGCGAGTGGGAAAAAGTGCTGTACCGTGAAATCCAGCGTTCCCACGCGCTCATTTGCCTGCTGAGTGAGCATTGGCTGGCTTCGCAGTGGTGCGGGTTTGAATTCATGCAGGCGCGGGCATTGGGCAAAACCATTTTCCCGCTGCGCATCCAATCCGGTTTGCAGACCACGGTGGCGGCAGATCTCCAGCACCTTGACCTGACAAAACACCGTGATGATGCGCTGCAACGCTTGCACGCCCAGCTTACCGAACTGACCCTCACCCTTCAGCAACGCTTTGACTGGGACAAAACCCGCCCGCCGTACCCCGGTATGCTGGCGTTTGAGGCCGAAGATGCGCCGGTATTTTTCGGGCGTGACCACGAAACCAACCAGTTGCGCGAACGTCTCAACCAGCACCGCACCCTCGGCAATGCCAGTGTGTTGCTGATGCTGGCGGCTTCCGGTGCGGGCAAATCCTCATTGCTGAAAGCCGGGTTATTGCCGCGTTTGCGCCGCGATACCCGCCACTGGCTGGTACTGGAAGCCTTGCGCCCGGAACGCGAACCGCTGCGCAAACTGGCGCAAGTGCTGGCAACCGCTAACGGCACACCGCAACACGCCGCCGAGCTTTACGCCCAATTGCAGGGTGAACAGGCATTGCCTGCCCTGCGTGATTACCTTGAGCAATTGCGCACCCCGAATGCTCAATGGGATGCCACGCTGCTACTGAGCATTGACCAAGCCGAAGAATTGTTCACCACCGCAGAACCGCCACAAACCCAAGCTCTGTTTCAGCTTTTGCTGGCGGCGCAACAGGCAAAACTGCCGCTGCTGACCCTAATGGCAATGCGCAGCGACTATCTGGCAGCTTTGCAAGCCCACGTGAGTGAAACGGGCGCACTAGAAACCAGCCTGTTCGCACTTGACCCCTTGCCGCTGGAGCGGGTTAGCGACCTGATCCGTGGCCCGGCGGGGGTGGTGGGGTTGACGGTCGAAGACGGTTTGGTGACTGCTGCCACCCGCGATGCGGCGACCGCTGACGCATTGCCGCTGCTGGCGTTTGCCTTACGCGAACTGTACGAACGCTTTGGCGCGGATGGCGACCTGACGCTGGACGAATACCACCGCCTCGGTTCTGAGCACCTCAACCCGCTGGAAAATGCCGTGCAGCACAAAGCCAGTGCTGCCATTCAGCCCGACCGTTTGAATGAGGCAGCACAGCAAGCCTTGCGTGATGCCTTCATCCCGCATCTGGTGCGGGTCAATGACGCGGGCGACTACGTGCGCCAAGCGGCGGATTGGGAAGCCCTGCCTGCCACTGCCCACCCGCTACTGGACAAACTCACCAACGCCCGCCTGCTGGTACAACGCAGTGCCAACGGCATCAAGCGGGTGGAAGTGGCGCACGAAGCCCTGTTGCGCCACTGGCAACTGCTCAACGGCTGGCTGCGCGAAGAACACGACTTCCTGCTCGGCAAGCAACAACTCGAACACAGCCTGCGCGAGTGGCAACACCTGCCCGACACGCACAAAGACAAGGGGCTGTTGCAGGGCATTGCGCTGGAAAGGGCGCGGGAATGGCTGTTTGCCAACCGCTCCGGCTTGAGCGCGGACGAACGCGCCTACATCCAGCACAGCCATCAAGCCGAAGAGCGGCGGCGTAAGGGGCAACGCAACCGCCTGATCGGATTCATCGCCACCCTGAGCGTGGTTGCCGCCATTGCGGTGTGGCAAGCCATCAGTGCGCGGGCTGCCGAACAACGCGCCGAACACGAACAGCAACAAACCGCCCAAGCCCTCAACGAAGCCAACACTCTGATCAGCTTCATCAACTTCGACCTGCGCGACAAGCTCAAACCCATCGGGCGGCTCGACATCATGCAGGACATCCAGTCACGGGTAACGGCTTATTACAACAACCTCGGCGATAGCGTCCAAGGCGATGATCTGGAACGCCAACGCGCTGTTGGTCTTTATCAGCAAGCCGACACACTGGCAGCCCAAGGCAAGCTACCGGAAGCCGAAAAGCTGTACCGCGAAGCCAGCCAATCCTTCCAGCAACGTGCCGACAACGACTCCAGCAATACCGACTGGCAACGCGACCTCTCCGTCAGCCTTAACAAGATCGGCAACATCCTCACCGCGCAGGGCAAGCTCGACGACGCCAAAGCCGTGTTTGAGAAAAGCCAGAACATTTTCCAAACCCTCGCGGACAACGACCCCAGCAATACCGAATGGCAACGCGACCTCTCCGTCAGCCTAGAAAAGATCGGCGACATCCTCACAGCGCAGGGCAAGCTCGACGACGCCAAAGCCGTGTTTGAGAAAAGCCAGAACATTTTCCAAACGCTGGCGGACAACGACCCCAGCAATGCCGGATGGCAACGCGACCTCTCCGTCAGCCTAGAAAAGATCGGCGACATCCTCACAGCGCAGGGCAAGCTCGACGACGCCAAAGCCGTGTTTGAGAAAAGCATGAACATCCGCCAAACGCTGGCGGACAACGACCCCAGCAATGCCGGATGGCAACGCGGCCTCTCCGTCAGCCTTATCAAGATCGGCGACATCCTCACCGCGCAGGGCAAGCTCGACGACGCCAAAGCCGTGTTTGAGAAAAGCCGTGACATTGCCCAAACGCTAGCGGACAACGACCCCAGCAATGCCGGATGGCAACGCGACCTCTCCGTCAGCCTTAACAAGATCGGCGACATCCTCACCGCGCAGGGCAAGCTCGACGACGCCAAAGCCGTGTTTGAGAAAAGCATGAACATCCGCCAAACGCTGGCGGACAACGACCCCAGCAATGCCGGATGGCAACGCGACCTCTCCGTCAGCCTTGAGAGGATCGGCGACATCCTCAAAGCGCAGGGCAAGCTCGACGACGCCAAAGCCGTGTTTGAGAAAGATTTGGCTATTGCCCAAACGCTGGCGGACAACGACCCCAGCAATGCCGGATGGCAACGCGACCTCTCCGTCAGCCTTGAGAGGATCGGCGACATCCTCAAAGCGCAGGGCAAGCTCGACGACGCCAAAGCCGTGTTTGAGAAAAGCATGAACATCCGCCAAACGCTGGCGGACAACGACCCCAGCAATGCCGGTTGGCAGGCGGATTTGGTGATTTCACATCAAAAGCTGATGACTATTGCGCTTGAAAAAGGCGATAAGGAGGAAGCGCGAAAACACGTCAAAGCGGCACTGCTGGTATTGGAGCCACTGGAAAAAGCAGGCTTGTTGAACGCTTCCCAGCAAGATTGGCCGGATGATATGAGAAGGCGATTGAAGGAACTGGAGTGA
- a CDS encoding AAA family ATPase, with product MKIPYGESNFKKVITGGYVYIDKTDYIAKLETTGSYHFLLRPRRFGKSLFVSTLWHYYDVAHQHEFEALFGKLHIGQYPTPLKNSYQVLFMDFSGIDTDGGHDAILQRFTSKVEMHLQTYLRRYAYPDSYIQALREKVSPADKMQQFTELLGEQKILLLIDEYDHFANTLLAEDLSLFQSIMGKGGFVRSFYEVLKSATMTGVLDRLFVTGVTPLMLDSLTSGFNIAENLSIHAGFNAAMGFTHVETQGLLQPLADQCGLETDTLMADVTDWYNGYRFHADAKETVFNSDMVLYFAKHFDRDNCNYPKRMLDENIASDYRKIMALFQIGNREANYQVLDDLINIGDVLAVQQRKFELDKHFDRNDFISLLAYMGFVTISGETMTQTRFAIPNHVIRELYFQYFKVELEQRNQLTLPNQTLAAAIETLALQGDLQPLAVEMQRVLQGLSNRDLIKLDEKHIKTLLLTLLYQFPIYFIHSEREMDKKYPDVLLLERSPFAVKHQHLIELKYAKKGDGAAGWEAKKQEGIAQVQGYLQLPTIAALPKLSAWLMLTDSEKVEVIRF from the coding sequence ATGAAAATCCCCTACGGCGAAAGCAATTTCAAAAAAGTCATCACGGGTGGTTATGTCTACATCGACAAGACTGACTACATTGCCAAACTCGAAACAACGGGCAGCTATCATTTCCTGTTGCGCCCGCGCCGCTTTGGGAAAAGCCTTTTTGTGTCAACGCTGTGGCACTATTACGATGTCGCGCACCAGCATGAATTTGAAGCACTATTTGGCAAGCTCCACATTGGGCAATACCCCACACCACTGAAAAACAGCTACCAAGTGCTGTTCATGGATTTCAGTGGGATTGATACCGATGGTGGTCACGATGCCATTTTGCAGCGTTTCACCAGCAAGGTGGAAATGCATTTGCAAACTTACCTGCGCCGTTATGCTTACCCGGATAGCTACATTCAGGCACTGCGTGAAAAGGTTTCTCCTGCGGATAAGATGCAGCAATTCACGGAGCTGCTTGGGGAGCAAAAAATCCTGCTGCTGATCGACGAATACGACCATTTCGCCAACACCCTGCTGGCGGAAGACCTCTCATTATTCCAAAGCATCATGGGTAAGGGTGGTTTCGTGCGCAGCTTCTACGAAGTGCTGAAAAGTGCCACCATGACGGGGGTGCTGGACAGGCTGTTCGTCACCGGGGTGACACCGTTGATGTTGGATAGCCTCACCAGCGGTTTCAATATTGCGGAAAACCTGTCCATTCACGCCGGTTTCAATGCGGCGATGGGCTTCACCCACGTAGAAACGCAAGGTCTACTGCAACCATTAGCCGATCAATGTGGTTTGGAAACGGATACCTTGATGGCGGATGTTACGGATTGGTACAACGGCTACCGTTTCCATGCTGATGCCAAGGAAACGGTATTCAATTCAGACATGGTGCTGTATTTCGCCAAGCATTTTGATCGCGACAACTGCAACTACCCCAAACGGATGCTGGATGAGAATATTGCCTCCGATTATCGCAAAATCATGGCGCTGTTCCAGATTGGCAATCGCGAAGCCAACTACCAAGTGCTGGATGATCTGATCAATATTGGCGACGTATTAGCAGTACAGCAACGCAAGTTTGAACTGGATAAACACTTCGACCGCAACGATTTCATCAGCTTGCTGGCATACATGGGCTTTGTCACGATCAGTGGCGAAACCATGACCCAGACCCGTTTTGCTATTCCCAACCACGTCATCCGTGAACTGTATTTCCAGTATTTCAAGGTGGAATTGGAACAGCGCAACCAACTAACGCTACCCAACCAAACGCTGGCGGCTGCCATTGAAACGCTGGCGTTGCAAGGGGATTTGCAACCGTTGGCAGTGGAAATGCAACGGGTGTTGCAAGGGCTTTCCAACCGAGATTTGATCAAGTTAGATGAAAAGCACATTAAAACCCTGCTATTAACGCTGCTTTACCAATTTCCGATTTATTTCATCCATAGCGAACGCGAAATGGACAAGAAGTACCCCGACGTATTGTTACTGGAACGTAGCCCGTTTGCCGTCAAACACCAGCATTTGATTGAGCTGAAATACGCTAAGAAGGGTGACGGTGCAGCAGGTTGGGAGGCCAAAAAGCAGGAGGGTATTGCACAGGTGCAAGGTTATCTGCAATTGCCTACGATTGCCGCTTTGCCCAAGCTCAGCGCGTGGTTGATGTTGACCGATAGTGAGAAAGTTGAAGTAATCAGGTTTTGA